The Lewinella sp. 4G2 nucleotide sequence CGCGTCCGGAGTTCTCACCGGCTACGATGATGTCCTGAATTTTCAGGGTACCGTGGTTAATGATGATCTTGGTAACGTAACCGCGGCCCTTCTCCAACGATGCCTCCACGATGGTGGCAACTGCCGGGCGGTCCGGGTTAGCTTTCAGTTCGAGTACCTCTGCTTCCAGTTCGATGAGTTCCATGAGGTCCTCGATTCCAATCCCTTTGAGGGCGGAGATATCGGCGCTCTGGTACTTACCACCGTAAGCTTCGATGGCGTAGCCCATGCTGGCGAGTTCACCCTTGATCTTATCGGGGTTAGCACCCGGCTTATCGATCTTGTTGATCGCGAAGATCATCGGAACCCCCGCCGCTTCGGCGTGGCTGATGGCTTCCTTCGTCTGGGGCATGATGTCGTCATCCGCAGCGATGATGATCACGGCAATGTCCGTCACCTTCGCACCACGGGCACGCATGGCAGTAAAGGCTTCGTGGCCCGGTGTATCGAGGAAGGTGATCTTCTTACCGTTGTCCGTCTTCACTTCGTAGGCACCAATGTGCTGAGTGATACCACCCGCTTCGCCCTCGGTTACGCTGGCTTTACGGATGTAATCTAGCAGCGAGGTTTTACCGTGGTCAACGTGACCCATAACGGTAACGATCGGTGGGCGCTCGACGAGGTCTTCGGGGTCGTCTTCGTAAACGTCTTCTTCTTCGACGTCTTCTTCGGCGGAGATGAATTCCGTTTCGTGGCCAAATTCTTCGGCAACAAGTTCGATGATCTCGGCGTCCAGTCGCTGGTTGATGGAAACGATCACGCCGGCGTTCATACAGGCCATGATGACTTCGCCAATACCGACGTCCATCATGTTGGCCAGTTCCTGCGCGGTGACGAATTCCGTTACCTGGAGCTTATCCGTGGTGCGTTCCGCCTCGACGGCTTCCTGGCGTTCACGAACACGTTCGCGGTGGTCACGACGGGCACGCTGGCGCTTCTTCTTGCCACCACCGCCCTGGATGCGGGCCATGGTTGCTTTGATCTTGTCCTCAATTTCCTTGGCGGAAACTTCTTTGGGTTCGTCCCGACGTCCCTTTCCGGGAGCGGGGCGGCCACGGTTATTACCGGGGCGGTTGCCACCTCCGGTAGAGGGGCCAGTAGTGATCTTCTTGCGCTTACGCTTGCGGCGTTCACCGGCATTTGCGTCAGGCTTTTTGATCTCAATCTTACCCATGACCTTGAGGCCACGGAGCGCTGGGGTCTTAGCACGAACGCGAGGATCTCCCTCGGTCGGGGTACTGGGCGTAGCACCAGGCGTGGTGGGCGCAGCAGGAGTTGCAACGGCTGGTTTGGGAGCATCCGCCGCGGGAGCGCGGTCACCCTGCGGCGCCGGAGCAGCTGGCTTGGGTGTATCTGCTTTAGCGGCTGGCTTTGGAGCTTCCTCCTTCTTTTTGGGTTTCGGCTTAGCCCGGTTCTTGGCGGCGTCCAGATCAATGGTGCCCATGACCTTTAGGCCAGGAACCTTCCGGCCTTCCGTAGCCTCACTACTTTCCTTAGCGGGCGCGGCTGGTGTGGGTGCCGCTGGAGTAATCGGAGCCGCGGCAGCAGGTGGTGGCGGCGGGGTAGCTCCGGGAACGCTCGGTGGAGGCGGCGGTGGTGGCATGCCTGCGGGGCGTGGTGGTGGGGGCAAAGAAGGGCCTTTACCCGCGGCACCGGGAGGTGGTGGGGGTGGAGGTGGTGGAACAGCGGTGGGCCGGGTGTTGAACTCCATGGCATCCGCCTTCTTCTTATCCGACGCGGCGCTGGCAAAGGCGGAACGCACCACGGACATCATCTCCGGCGTAAGCTTCGAGGTTGGCTTATTGTCAATCTCAAAACCCTGCTTGGAGAGGTGCTCGACGATGGTCTGCGTCCCAATATTTAACTCGCTGGCTACCTTGATTAGTCGTTTACTCATTCGATCAATTACGCACAAACAAAAGGTGACCGCGCTGTGCAGACGCGGGGCGATTTAAGACAACCCTAAATAGCCGGTTTTTCCTCTCTTGGCACCACCCTGAAGAGGAACAGGACCGGGACAAATTCCCGGAAGCGATGCAAAGATAAGTCTTTTGGTACAAGCCCCCACGTGATGTGGAAAGTTCGCATTCAGATAACTTATCGTTCAATTTTACCCGCCTGACGGCCACCATTTTAGCTTGGTGCATACACCTCGTAACATACGAGACACGTCCAGCGGGCTATATCCAACAAGGCGAGATAAGCCTTTGTTGCAAACTACTTTTATCTAATACTTCTAGCGCCCACGTTTGGACGGAGTTAAATAGGAAATAGCAGTTGTATGGAGCCATTTTACCAGCATCGAACAACAGTGAACACCTGGTGGTACACCGCCGCGGCGAAGGCTTCCCCAGCCGGAGTAGGGTGATTCTACCTAAAGGACCACCCTACTCCGAAAGGGACTGCTTACTCTTCGAATTCCGCAGCCAGGACGCTGAGGACGGCCATGACCGTTTCCTCCTCCAGGTCCGTACGGCGGATGAGTTCTTCCGAAGACAGCTCGAGTACGGACTTCGCCGTATCCAGACCAATGGCCTTGAAGGAATCCAAAACCCAGGCTTCGATCTCGTCCTTAAATTCGTCGAGGTCGACGTCTTCAATTTCGACTTCGTTGTTGCGGTATACGTCAATCTCGTACTCCACCAGGCGGCTGGCCAGCTTGATGTTGGTGCCACCCTTACCGATGGCCAGGCTGACCTGATCGGGCTCGAGGTAGACCTTTGCGCGGCGGGCTTCTTCGTCCAACTCAATGTTGCTGACGCGAGCCGGCGTGAGTGAACGCTGGATGTACAGCGAGGTATTATTCGTGTAGTGGATCACGTCGATGTTCTCCGAGTTGAGCTCACGGACGATACCGTGGATCCGGGAACCCTTCATACCGACACAGGCACCGACGGGGTCGATGCGATCGTCGTAAGACTCAACGGATACCTTGGCGCGTTCGCCGGGGATGCGGACGATGCCCTTGATGGTGATGAGGCCATCCTCAATTTCGGGGACTTCCTGCTCCATCAGCTTGGCGAGGAAGCGCTCGTCGGCGCGGGATACGATAACAACGGGGTTGTTGTTATTGCGCATCTCGACTTCCTTGATGATGCCGCGGACCATATCGCCCTTGCGGAAGTAATCTCCCCGGACGGTTTCGGTGCGGGGCATCACGAGTTCGCGGCCGTTGGAGTCGTCGATGACGAGTACCTCGCGCTTGAGGATCTGCTGTACTTCGCAGAGTACGAGTTCCCCTACCCGCTCGGTGTAGCTGCGGTAGAGTTCGTCCTTCTCGAGGTCCATGATCCGGCTGATGAGCGTCTGCCGGGCGGCCATAATGGAGCGGCGGCCGAAGTCTTCGAGGAAGAGTTGCTGGTAGCACTCCTCACCGACTTCGTAGTCGTCGTCCACCGCCAGGGCTTCGGAGAGGCTGATCTCGGAGAGTTCGTCGGTTACTTCACCGTCCGGGACGATCTCGCGTACGCGCCACAATTCGAGGTCTCCCCGGTTGGCGTTTACAATGATGTTGAAGTTGTCGTCCGTCGTGAACTTCTTCTTGATGAGGGTGCGAAACACATCCTCCAGTACCCGCACCATGGTGGGGCTGTCAATGGCTTTGCCGGAGCTGAACTCCTTGAAAGTATCTACTAAATTCATGGCTTAGAAGCTGATTTTTACGAGTGCTTTTTTGATGTCGCCAAACACGATGGCCGTCTCTTCCACGACGGTCAACTTACGCTTGCCCTCCTTGCGGCGGACTTTGGCGGTGAGGACAATCCCTTCTTCCGTAACGGAGATGAGCTCGCCCTTATATTTTTCGCCTTCCTGGGTGGTTACATCCAGGGTGCGGCCTTTATTTTTTACGTACTGCCGGTGGAATTTCAGGGGGCGGTCCACCCCGGGGCTGCTGACGTTGAGGGTGTACTTCTCCCCCAGCGGCTGTTCTTCGTCGAGGTAGGCTTCGATGACACGGCTGGTCTTCTGGCACTTCTCAAAGGTCATGGCGGAGTCGCTATCGATGAAGACGTCGAGTTTGGTGTTCGTCTGCTTGACGTCCACCACGTAACAGTCGGCGAATGCTTCGTTCTCCGCAAAAAAGGATTCCACGATTTCGGTGATCTTATCGACCATGTTCGGCTGGTTTGTTTATCCCAATTTCTTCGCACCCGCGGCAGCGCCCAAATTGAAGAACTGCTAAAGGTGATAAGCGACCGACCGGCAAAACGGACGGTACTGGCATAAAAAAGAGGGAATCTTGCGATTCCCTCTGGGTAGTTTTTTAGACTTGTTTGGCAAAGATAACGCTTGTCGCGCACATTGGTTGAATGGCGATTTTTAGCGGGCGCTGTTACCCAGTTTCTCCACGAGGAAATTGGTCATTTTCGTGTAGAGGTGCAGCCGCGTCGGGCCACCGTAGATGCCGTGGTTGCGGTTGGGGTAGAAGTAGGTATCGAACTGCTTGTTGTTCATGATGAGGGCGTTGGCCATCTCCGCGGTGTGTTGGAAGTGGACGTTGTCATCCCCCATCCCGTGCACGAGCAGCAGGTCGCCTTCGAGGCGGTCGGCGTAGTGGATCGGGCTGTTCTTGTCGTAGCCATCCTTGTTCTCCTTGTAGGTACGCATATAGCGCTCGGTGTAGATGGTGTCGTACCACTTCCAATTGGTGACGGGCGCCACGGAAATGGCCGCGGCGAAGGTGTCGTTACCCTGCAGGATGCAGTGCAGGGCCATGAAGCCACCGTAGGACCAGCCGAAGATGCCAATGCGATCCGCGTCGATGTAGGACTGACCACCGAGGTACTTCGCGGCGGCGATCTGGTCTTCTGTTTCCTGCTTACCGAGCGTCAGGTAGGTTTGCTTTTTCATCAGCTCACCCCGGGCGCCGGTACCGCGGTTATCGACGACGGCCACGACGAAACCCTGCTGGGCCAGCATCTGGAACCAGGCCATGTTGGCGCCGCGCCAGTTATCCAGCACCTGCTGGCTGCCGGGGCCGCCGTAGACGTGCATGAGCAGCGGGTGCTCCACGCTTTCGTCCATTCCGGCGGGCTTGATCATGTAGCCATTCAGCGTGGTACCCTCCTCGGTGGTGAAGTCGAAGAATTCTACGGGTTGGTAACCGTAGGCCTGAGTTCTGGCCAGCAGGTCCTCGTTGCTGATGATCCGGCGTACGGATTCTCCGCTGCCGTCCATCACCGAGATTACGGCGGGCTGGTTGATGGTCTGGTGGTTCAGCACGAAGTAATCGTAGGTGCTGGAGAACTGGGCGGAGCTCGTACCTGGCTCAGCGGCCAACGGACGGGGCAGGTCGCGGCCGCGGAGGCTCTTTACGTACACCTCCCGGCCCAACGCGTTCTTTTTGGCCGCCTGGAAGTAGACCTGGCCGTCGTGGAAGCCGTAGAAGTCCGTCACGTCCCACTTACCCATGGTGATCTGCTGTTGCTCCTTGGCGTTGTTCAGACCGTGGAGGTAGATGTGGTTGTAACCATCGATCTCGCTCGTCCAGATGAACTGCTTGCCGTCCGCGAGGAAGGTCAGGTTATCATGCACGTCGATGTAGTACTTACTGGCTTCCTTCAGGATGGTCTTTTCTTCGCCGGTCTTCAGGTCGAAAAGTTGAAGTTGAGTTTGGTTCTGGTAGCGGTTCATGACTTGAGCGACGACCTGATCGCCGCGGGTCGTCCACGTCACGCGGGGCAGGTAGTGCCAGCGGTCGAGTTTGTCCTTATTTACCGTGATCAGGTCTTTGGTCGCGCCGGTGCCGACATTATAAGCGTGGAGGGAAACGGTGCTGTTCTCCTCCCCTACTTTGGGGTATTTGAAGGTGTTGTACTCGGGGTACATGTCGTTGTGGAAGTCCGTGTAGGTGAACTCGGGTACCTGCTTCTCGTCGAATTTCAGGTAAGCGAGGTGGCTGCCGTCGGGGCTCCAGTGGATGGCGGAACTGAAGGCAAATTCTTCTTCGTACACCCAGTCGGCCGCGCCGTTGATGATGGCGTTCACGGCACCGTCGGTGGTGACCTGCGTGAGCTCACCGCCGTCCAGGTTTTTGATCCAGATGTTATTGTCCACCACAAAAGCGACGCGTTTTCCGGTGGGGTCCAGCGAAGCCAGTCGGTGCTTCTTTTCGGGGTAGACGGCCGTCAGTTTTTTGCTGTCCACGTCATAGACGTAGAAGAAACTCTGGCTGCTGCGGCGGAAGAGTTGTTCCGATTCACTACTGATGACGAGTTGCTTTTCGTCGTCGCTCAGGTAATAGTTATCGATGCGGCCGCTGAACCCGGCCTGGCCTTCAAGGTCGGCGCCATCCACGATCACGCCGGTCTCTTTTCCACTGGTGATGTCGTAGGTCCGGATCTTGTTTTTCGAGAGGCGGGTGTAAGTCTTACCGTCGGCCAGAAAGTTGAACCCACTGACGCGGTCGGCGCTGAAGATGTAGTTCTGCCAAATGTCCTCCAGCGAGATGTTCTTGGTCTGGGCGCTGGCGCCGGTGCAAAGGAAGAGGGCGAGTAAAAGGGATAGGTAGCGCATTGGCTCGGTTTGGTTCAGGATAGTAAAGGAACGGCCCGTAAATATGGTTGTATTGTACGGATGGAGATGGGTGCCGAAGGTCTGCAATTTTACCAACAGGTTTTTCCACACCATTCTCCACATTTTGTTTGAAGTATTGTGCCCGTGCAACACGGCCAGTCCGTAACTTTGTGGGGTTATGGCAAAGGACAGGACTTACGATCGCAGAGAAGGGGCAAAGGGCTCTAAATACAGCAACCGCAACACGTTAGCGGAGGCGAATTTACCCGAATACAGCAAGCTGCCCCCCCAGGCAACGGACTTAGAAGAAGCCATCCTCTCCGCCCTGCTCATCGAGAAGGAAGCGATGACGAAAGTGATCGACATCCTGGCGCCGGAAGCTTTCTACAAACCGGCTCACCAGGCCATTTACCGGGCCATGCGCCGCCTCTTTGAGAAAAGCCTACCGATCGATATTCTGATGGTCCGCGAAAACCTGAAAAAGGAGGGCGAAGCGGAGATCGCCGGTGGCGCCGCCTACCTGGCGCAGTTGACGAATAAAGTGTTGAGCTCCGCCAACATCGAATTCCATGCCCGGATCGTGGTTGAAAAGTTCATCCAGCGGGAGTTGATCCGTACGAGCACCGAGGTGATCAAGGAAGCCTACGAGGAAGGCACTGACGTGCTCGACCTCCTCGATCAGGCCGGCCGTAACGTCTTCGAGATCACCGAAAAGAACATGGGCCGCCAGGTGGCCGATATGGGTACGCTGGCCCAAAAACTGATGGACCAGCTCACCATGCTCCGCGAGAAGGAGGATGGGCTGACGGGGGTGCCCACCGGCTTCACCGAGCTGGACCGGCTGACCTCCGGCCTCCAGGGCTCCGACCTCATCATCATCGCCGCCCGCCCGGCGATGGGTAAGACCTCATTCGTACTGAGTATGGCCCGCAACGCGGCCGTGGACTACAAACGCGGCGTGGCCATCTTCAGCCTGGAGATGAGCGCCACCCAGTTGGCCGGCCGGATCTTCAGTCAGGACGCAGAAGTGAATGGCCAGAAAATGCGGAACGGCAAGTTCGACGATGATGAGTGGATCCGCCTCACCGCGGCGATGTCCCGC carries:
- the infB gene encoding translation initiation factor IF-2 — translated: MSKRLIKVASELNIGTQTIVEHLSKQGFEIDNKPTSKLTPEMMSVVRSAFASAASDKKKADAMEFNTRPTAVPPPPPPPPPGAAGKGPSLPPPPRPAGMPPPPPPPSVPGATPPPPPAAAAPITPAAPTPAAPAKESSEATEGRKVPGLKVMGTIDLDAAKNRAKPKPKKKEEAPKPAAKADTPKPAAPAPQGDRAPAADAPKPAVATPAAPTTPGATPSTPTEGDPRVRAKTPALRGLKVMGKIEIKKPDANAGERRKRKRKKITTGPSTGGGNRPGNNRGRPAPGKGRRDEPKEVSAKEIEDKIKATMARIQGGGGKKKRQRARRDHRERVRERQEAVEAERTTDKLQVTEFVTAQELANMMDVGIGEVIMACMNAGVIVSINQRLDAEIIELVAEEFGHETEFISAEEDVEEEDVYEDDPEDLVERPPIVTVMGHVDHGKTSLLDYIRKASVTEGEAGGITQHIGAYEVKTDNGKKITFLDTPGHEAFTAMRARGAKVTDIAVIIIAADDDIMPQTKEAISHAEAAGVPMIFAINKIDKPGANPDKIKGELASMGYAIEAYGGKYQSADISALKGIGIEDLMELIELEAEVLELKANPDRPAVATIVEASLEKGRGYVTKIIINHGTLKIQDIIVAGENSGRVKAMFNERGKRVKEVYPGSPTLLLGLDGAPQAGEMLKVMSSEQEARQLAGRRAQIAREQANRASKRISLDEIGRRLALGNFKELNLIVKGDVDGSVEALSDSLIKLSQETVQVNVIHKAVGQIIDSDILLATASDAIIVGFQVRPSGSARKLAEREGVEIKTYSVIYKAIDEIKDAIEGMLEPTKEERTVCQITVRETFKISKIGTIAGCYVDEGKVTRNTLIRVIRDGIVVYPLKEGMTGELASLKRFKDDVKEVRAGFECGLNVKNFNDIKEGDVIEGYEIVEIAQKMK
- the nusA gene encoding transcription termination factor NusA → MNLVDTFKEFSSGKAIDSPTMVRVLEDVFRTLIKKKFTTDDNFNIIVNANRGDLELWRVREIVPDGEVTDELSEISLSEALAVDDDYEVGEECYQQLFLEDFGRRSIMAARQTLISRIMDLEKDELYRSYTERVGELVLCEVQQILKREVLVIDDSNGRELVMPRTETVRGDYFRKGDMVRGIIKEVEMRNNNNPVVIVSRADERFLAKLMEQEVPEIEDGLITIKGIVRIPGERAKVSVESYDDRIDPVGACVGMKGSRIHGIVRELNSENIDVIHYTNNTSLYIQRSLTPARVSNIELDEEARRAKVYLEPDQVSLAIGKGGTNIKLASRLVEYEIDVYRNNEVEIEDVDLDEFKDEIEAWVLDSFKAIGLDTAKSVLELSSEELIRRTDLEEETVMAVLSVLAAEFEE
- the rimP gene encoding ribosome maturation factor RimP; amino-acid sequence: MVDKITEIVESFFAENEAFADCYVVDVKQTNTKLDVFIDSDSAMTFEKCQKTSRVIEAYLDEEQPLGEKYTLNVSSPGVDRPLKFHRQYVKNKGRTLDVTTQEGEKYKGELISVTEEGIVLTAKVRRKEGKRKLTVVEETAIVFGDIKKALVKISF
- a CDS encoding S9 family peptidase — encoded protein: MRYLSLLLALFLCTGASAQTKNISLEDIWQNYIFSADRVSGFNFLADGKTYTRLSKNKIRTYDITSGKETGVIVDGADLEGQAGFSGRIDNYYLSDDEKQLVISSESEQLFRRSSQSFFYVYDVDSKKLTAVYPEKKHRLASLDPTGKRVAFVVDNNIWIKNLDGGELTQVTTDGAVNAIINGAADWVYEEEFAFSSAIHWSPDGSHLAYLKFDEKQVPEFTYTDFHNDMYPEYNTFKYPKVGEENSTVSLHAYNVGTGATKDLITVNKDKLDRWHYLPRVTWTTRGDQVVAQVMNRYQNQTQLQLFDLKTGEEKTILKEASKYYIDVHDNLTFLADGKQFIWTSEIDGYNHIYLHGLNNAKEQQQITMGKWDVTDFYGFHDGQVYFQAAKKNALGREVYVKSLRGRDLPRPLAAEPGTSSAQFSSTYDYFVLNHQTINQPAVISVMDGSGESVRRIISNEDLLARTQAYGYQPVEFFDFTTEEGTTLNGYMIKPAGMDESVEHPLLMHVYGGPGSQQVLDNWRGANMAWFQMLAQQGFVVAVVDNRGTGARGELMKKQTYLTLGKQETEDQIAAAKYLGGQSYIDADRIGIFGWSYGGFMALHCILQGNDTFAAAISVAPVTNWKWYDTIYTERYMRTYKENKDGYDKNSPIHYADRLEGDLLLVHGMGDDNVHFQHTAEMANALIMNNKQFDTYFYPNRNHGIYGGPTRLHLYTKMTNFLVEKLGNSAR
- the dnaB gene encoding replicative DNA helicase; translated protein: MAKDRTYDRREGAKGSKYSNRNTLAEANLPEYSKLPPQATDLEEAILSALLIEKEAMTKVIDILAPEAFYKPAHQAIYRAMRRLFEKSLPIDILMVRENLKKEGEAEIAGGAAYLAQLTNKVLSSANIEFHARIVVEKFIQRELIRTSTEVIKEAYEEGTDVLDLLDQAGRNVFEITEKNMGRQVADMGTLAQKLMDQLTMLREKEDGLTGVPTGFTELDRLTSGLQGSDLIIIAARPAMGKTSFVLSMARNAAVDYKRGVAIFSLEMSATQLAGRIFSQDAEVNGQKMRNGKFDDDEWIRLTAAMSRVGEAPIFIDDTPGINVFELRAKCRRLKQEKGIDMVIIDYLQLMSGAGESNKGMNREQEVSGISRALKGLAKELEVPVIALSQLSRAVESRGGDKRPQLSDLRESGSIEQDADIVMFLHRPEYYGIHEDEMGNSNAGIANVIVGKNRHGEAKDIRMAFINDFARFADLEDPDFNLLPDGAISPESGGQPYGSTTIPSRMNTDEDIPF